In Chloroflexota bacterium, a single genomic region encodes these proteins:
- the fabG gene encoding 3-oxoacyl-[acyl-carrier-protein] reductase — translation MGYEGKVALITGASRGIGRAIALKLASLGTKIGLNYHLSESAAKEVAGSIAAEGGEVILLQGDVSRAEEVERLTNRLLEKWGTMHILVNNAGIISDALLMRMSEEDWDSVLSTNLRGAFLCTRAVLRPMLKQRWGRIINISSVAGLKGNPGQANYAAAKAGLIGLTKTTAREVASRNITVNAIAPGFIVTDITSALPDKVKESILSQIPLQRFGAPQEVAEAVAFLASEAAGYITGQVLNVDGGLAM, via the coding sequence ATGGGGTATGAAGGGAAAGTAGCTCTAATTACTGGCGCCTCCCGCGGCATAGGTCGCGCTATCGCCTTGAAACTGGCCAGCCTTGGAACCAAGATCGGCCTCAATTATCATTTAAGCGAGTCGGCAGCTAAAGAGGTGGCGGGGAGTATCGCGGCAGAAGGGGGCGAAGTGATCCTTTTACAAGGAGATGTCAGCCGGGCTGAGGAGGTTGAACGCCTAACGAATAGACTTTTAGAAAAGTGGGGCACTATGCATATCCTGGTGAATAACGCGGGCATCATCAGCGATGCCTTACTTATGCGCATGAGTGAGGAAGATTGGGATTCGGTCCTCAGTACTAACTTACGAGGGGCCTTTTTATGCACCAGGGCTGTTCTTCGCCCTATGCTGAAGCAGCGCTGGGGACGCATTATTAATATCTCTTCTGTAGCTGGGTTAAAAGGCAATCCGGGCCAAGCCAACTACGCTGCAGCCAAGGCCGGTCTCATTGGACTAACCAAGACAACGGCCAGGGAGGTCGCTTCGCGCAATATCACCGTCAACGCCATCGCCCCTGGATTCATAGTGACCGATATTACCAGCGCCCTGCCCGATAAGGTGAAGGAGAGCATCCTCAGCCAAATACCCTTGCAGCGCTTCGGTGCTCCGCAAGAGGTGGCCGAGGCCGTAGCCTTCCTCGCTTCTGAGGCTGCAGGCTATATCACTGGGCAGGTCCTTAATGTTGACGGTGGCCTGGCTATGTAG